ACAATACCCACCTCAGACTCCCCTCTGGCACAATCTAGATTTCCCTCAACTGGTATCACATAACCCTCCTAGAATTTATTGCACGCACAATCTTACCACGATTGGAGATGTCTGGGCTGATAACCAAGTCATACCCCTGCAACAACTATGTGACAGCAGGTAGCTCCCACGCAATGGTTAACACACTATAAACTGTCAAGGGCCCTTACCTCTCAATCTGCTCGCTCCAACATCACAGTAGCCAATTCTCCAATAATAGACACTCTACTAATACCAGCATACAAGGGCAAGATCTCGAGCTTGTACAAACAATTGTACAAACCACAGCATATAGACCCAGAACTAAGAGCACGTGATGCCTGGGAGGGCGAGTTGGGTGCTCTCCTTGATGTTCAGTGGGAATGGATACTTACCACCCCAAAGCTGGTTTCATTTGCATATAGGCATGGcttgttacaattgtatctaattcATTGAGCTTATTATACTGTACAAAGACAGTATGCTATGAAAGTATTAACCTCACCTTTATGCCCGAGATGCGGCTCCGAGGCCGCTACACTAGTACACACTCTATGGAGTTGCTCGAGCCTAAAACAATATTGGGACGAAGTTACAGGGTGGCTTACAGCTGCAATTCCGGGCTGGGGCACGGGTACTGCTAGAAACTGCCTACTAACAGTGGACTTAAATGAAAACCTTGACAGCcatacaaaaatgtttattttgaaagcTATGTTCCACGCCAGGAGAATACTCACCTTGCATTGGAAGGACCGGATACCCCCAAAATCGCAAGAATGGAAAAAGGCCATGGACGAAACTGCAGCCCTAGAACGGACTATACTGGACAAAAGAGGGAAAATACTCACCTTTATGCAAATCTGGTGTCACTGGACCGACTGCCTCGGTACCCCAGTCCCCTTCCCCACAGGAGATCCCCTATTGATAACAACCCCTCCCCCGTAAAGCCTCCTCAGATCCCAACCCCTACAGGACTCTCTGGTTTTGAACCTTTATTAGTACCAACACATAATTTATGCCAATGTTGTTTTTGACTATTTGGTTGTTCAATAAAGATATTggttgataataaaaaaaaaaacattgttttcaaGAAACGTTTGGAATAAATTTGAAAACAGCACAATCTTGTTGTAGTATATAATATACCCCTTTATTTCCCTTTTCCTACCACCTTCAAATATCAAGATGCACACAGCCACTCACTTTCTCAGAACATCCTGAACATGGATTGAATAGATATTGTTTCACTTTATATGGTAACTTACTATATGGATGTTCCGAATTACCCTAGAGGCCTAACTGGCCAATGTTTTTGCTTAGTGAGCAATGTTCCATTGAGCAGATCAATGGTGTAACCTGTATACGTTTCTGGTTCCACAGCAAAATCacttaaataaatatgtaaaactgCTTATGAGTCAGAGGCCCATTGAGCCCCCAGCAGTCACAATATGTGCATCCTCTGTGTGTGTACTTTATATAGTCAAAATAAATCAAAGTGTTTATGAAAAATCAAACACAATGCAACTCTACATGACCAAAGCTTTGGATTTCTTTTTGATTTATATTGTTGAGACCTGAGAGTAAAGAATTGGCCACTATCTGCAAGTAGTTCTCCTTCAGGTGCTcggtttcctcctacactccaaaaatatacaggcaagtTAACTGGTTCCTGAGAATATTAGCCCCAGAGAGTGTAATAGGGACTTTAAAATGTAAGTGctatgaggcagggactgatatgaatcaTATGTAATCCCTGCAAAGTACTCGTAAAATGCCTTGTTGGTTCTTTATAATTAGcagacagtgtcagactgagatggcaggggcccaccagaaaaccctgaaccatgggcccactctcaaaacttcaattcttcctctcctccctcagaaccttttattatcctagtctattttctctacatactatactctattcttccatccatcaagctTTCTTGTTCCCATAATGAAACAGGAAATGACTATGAAagaggctaaatagttagaagcaagagggcccactgacacctgggcccaccgggagttttcctggtatcctggtgggccagtccgacactgttagcAGAAAAAGATTGTATTTTATATTGTCAAGACTTGTGAGTGTGGCATTTTTATCTATATCTAGTATTGAACAATTTGTTCCCTGTGTTATAGCAACTTATTCAGTGCAGAAAATAACTGTATGTGACATTTCTTGCCATATGCAGCTTAGATCAGGGAGACCAGACTCCAACAGGTTATAGCAGCCATTAGCATTTTGACTACATAGGTCAGGGTGGCATTTGACTGCTCATGGCAGTTTACAACACATTCTGCTGGGCTGCCACCATTCTCTGGTAAAGATGACAATATTTATCACTTGCCTGACAATCatgttatttaaaattaaaattgcaaAATAGATCAGAGTTCTGGGAATCCTTTTAAATTCCCCAGTTCAGTCTATAATAAACCTGCctctaaatatatatgtatgtctttattctgtattctgtatGTCAAAAGCTTTTAGAAACAAATTTGATGTTTTTTTGTTTCCCTACAGCATTCATTCTATCATGGCAAGGGATTTAAGGGTCTCTATGAATCAGGACTTAGAGGTTGATATTACACCCAGAGAACCCAAAAAGTTACCAAAACAAGCTCGAGAAGATCCAACACTAACAATTGACCGTACACATCTACTGTCTGAGCATAAGAAGCCAAGGCAAAGGTATATGGAAAAGGATGGAAAGTGCAATGTACACCATGGCAATGTCAAGGAAACCTACCGGTACTTTAGTGATTTGTTTACTACCCTAGTGGATCTCAAGTGGCACTTTAGCTTGTTTATCTTTACACTTGTATACACTGTCACCTGGCTTTTCTTTGGCCTTATCTGGTGGCTCATTGCATATATCCGAGGAGATCTGGACCACTTGGGCGACAAAAACTGGGTTCCATGTGTAGAAAATCTTAATGGATTTGTTTCtgcatttcttttttctattGAAACTGAAACTACAATTGGTTATGGCTATCGGGTTATCACAGAGAAATGCCCTGAAGGAATTGTTCTGCTTTTAGTTCAAGCCATATTGGGTTCAATTGTTAATGCCCTGATGGTAGGTTGCATGTTTGTAAAGATTAGCCAGCCAAAGAAGCGTGCTGAGACACTTATGTTCTCCAATAATGCAGTCATTTCATTAAGGGATGGAAAACTATGTTTAATGTTCCGTGTTGGGGACCTCCGAAGTTCTCACATTGTAGAAGCATCAATCCGGGCAAAACTTATTAAATCCAAGCAAACTAAAGAGGGTGAATTTATTCCACTTAATCAGACTGATATCAACGTGGGCTTTGATACAGGTGACGACCGTCTCTTTTTGGTCTCTCCTCTCATCATTTCACATGAGATTAATGAGAAAAGCCCATTCTGGGAAATGTCTCGGACTCAGATGGATATAGAAGAATTTGAAATTGTGGTTATCCTAGAGGGCATGGTGGAAGCAACAGGTAAGTTACATTTGTTACTAAaaattttgactggctaacatacTGTAATTGTAGATTAACAGTTAATATAAAGGCATTGTATTTCAGCAGTCACCTATTTTGATCAGTCCCTACATAATCTATCCACCAAGCCTTGTGGTTTTCAATTTCCCCAAATTCAGAACCATTGTCAGGAGCACTGTGTCAGCCTCTGATGCTGTGCTGAACTGTAAAAACCTTCCGTAGACTTAAGAACTGTTGATGCCTGTGAACTAAAGCATCACACAACTCCCAGCCCAGCTCAACAGACATATCCAGTGCTCTTATGAAGTCTGTCACCATATTGAATAGAACAGGTAATGCTGGGCTGAGCGAGTTAGCTAGAggcctattaaaaaataaataaatatgcagggTATAGTGGTACGAGTCCTATATTTGATGTATGTATAATACAAGAAATGCATGTTGCCCATAGTTTTCCTCTCCCTCCCTGCTTACATCTGTGCAAATAAAGTCAGTTCATCTTCTTTCTCACATTCATGAATCAATCAAATGTTCCTGTAAAATAACAGAAGACTAAGACTTTCATGCCAAGGAATTCATGGGTGTCCAATGAAAGTCATACAATTTATAAAACAGACAACCCCTGCAATAATACCTACATTATTCAGTTTTGAAattactccctttcttaacaagTGAtgcaaatacaggcatgggatatggtattcagaaacccattattcagaaaaaaagagtcatctcttatagactccattttaatcaaatttaatttttttacaaatattccctttttctctgtaatatttaaacagtaccttgttcttgatcctaaaTAAGCTGCATGGATCAATATTGATAGCAAAACcatcttattgggtttatctaatttttaaattatttttagtagagatccaatgattttttttttggagatccaaattatgaaaagaccccttatctggaaaaccccaggtcttgcacattctgtataacaggtcacCTACCTGTATAAGGCATACAGTGGCCTTTTTTCTTGTAAATGTTAAAAACCACTGCACTGCATTGTACCAATACATGAGTATTCATACAGTAAACATACAGCTTTATATGCAAACCACACATTGCTGATGAGAGGTGGTGAAGGGGGACATGGTGAATTGCGCACTTGCTCACAATGGTTGTTTGCACCATGAAGGATTGCAGCAAGTGTtgctcctgccataaggcaaggtgaGAAACTACTAGTTACCAGTTGCCACCTCTCGTAAcattaagagccaaatttc
The sequence above is a segment of the Xenopus tropicalis strain Nigerian chromosome 7, UCB_Xtro_10.0, whole genome shotgun sequence genome. Coding sequences within it:
- the kcnj5 gene encoding G protein-activated inward rectifier potassium channel 4 isoform X1: MERRFLMLNTEMIPERITPSPQWKRLYGSPQLIHSIMARDLRVSMNQDLEVDITPREPKKLPKQAREDPTLTIDRTHLLSEHKKPRQRYMEKDGKCNVHHGNVKETYRYFSDLFTTLVDLKWHFSLFIFTLVYTVTWLFFGLIWWLIAYIRGDLDHLGDKNWVPCVENLNGFVSAFLFSIETETTIGYGYRVITEKCPEGIVLLLVQAILGSIVNALMVGCMFVKISQPKKRAETLMFSNNAVISLRDGKLCLMFRVGDLRSSHIVEASIRAKLIKSKQTKEGEFIPLNQTDINVGFDTGDDRLFLVSPLIISHEINEKSPFWEMSRTQMDIEEFEIVVILEGMVEATGMTCQARCSYVDSEVLWGHRFTPVLTLEKGFYEVDYTSFHDTYETPTPSCSAKELDELHRGEHHTYTYAQRKNSAQNGAPRSEDLNIRTQTD
- the kcnj5 gene encoding G protein-activated inward rectifier potassium channel 4 isoform X2; the protein is MGHHNSWQPHRNPPLCRMSGSHLHQVARSIHSIMARDLRVSMNQDLEVDITPREPKKLPKQAREDPTLTIDRTHLLSEHKKPRQRYMEKDGKCNVHHGNVKETYRYFSDLFTTLVDLKWHFSLFIFTLVYTVTWLFFGLIWWLIAYIRGDLDHLGDKNWVPCVENLNGFVSAFLFSIETETTIGYGYRVITEKCPEGIVLLLVQAILGSIVNALMVGCMFVKISQPKKRAETLMFSNNAVISLRDGKLCLMFRVGDLRSSHIVEASIRAKLIKSKQTKEGEFIPLNQTDINVGFDTGDDRLFLVSPLIISHEINEKSPFWEMSRTQMDIEEFEIVVILEGMVEATGMTCQARCSYVDSEVLWGHRFTPVLTLEKGFYEVDYTSFHDTYETPTPSCSAKELDELHRGEHHTYTYAQRKNSAQNGAPRSEDLNIRTQTD
- the kcnj5 gene encoding G protein-activated inward rectifier potassium channel 4 isoform X3, with protein sequence MSGSHLHQVARSIHSIMARDLRVSMNQDLEVDITPREPKKLPKQAREDPTLTIDRTHLLSEHKKPRQRYMEKDGKCNVHHGNVKETYRYFSDLFTTLVDLKWHFSLFIFTLVYTVTWLFFGLIWWLIAYIRGDLDHLGDKNWVPCVENLNGFVSAFLFSIETETTIGYGYRVITEKCPEGIVLLLVQAILGSIVNALMVGCMFVKISQPKKRAETLMFSNNAVISLRDGKLCLMFRVGDLRSSHIVEASIRAKLIKSKQTKEGEFIPLNQTDINVGFDTGDDRLFLVSPLIISHEINEKSPFWEMSRTQMDIEEFEIVVILEGMVEATGMTCQARCSYVDSEVLWGHRFTPVLTLEKGFYEVDYTSFHDTYETPTPSCSAKELDELHRGEHHTYTYAQRKNSAQNGAPRSEDLNIRTQTD
- the kcnj5 gene encoding G protein-activated inward rectifier potassium channel 4, with the protein product MARDLRVSMNQDLEVDITPREPKKLPKQAREDPTLTIDRTHLLSEHKKPRQRYMEKDGKCNVHHGNVKETYRYFSDLFTTLVDLKWHFSLFIFTLVYTVTWLFFGLIWWLIAYIRGDLDHLGDKNWVPCVENLNGFVSAFLFSIETETTIGYGYRVITEKCPEGIVLLLVQAILGSIVNALMVGCMFVKISQPKKRAETLMFSNNAVISLRDGKLCLMFRVGDLRSSHIVEASIRAKLIKSKQTKEGEFIPLNQTDINVGFDTGDDRLFLVSPLIISHEINEKSPFWEMSRTQMDIEEFEIVVILEGMVEATGMTCQARCSYVDSEVLWGHRFTPVLTLEKGFYEVDYTSFHDTYETPTPSCSAKELDELHRGEHHTYTYAQRKNSAQNGAPRSEDLNIRTQTD